A region of the Ciona intestinalis unplaced genomic scaffold, KH HT001060.1, whole genome shotgun sequence genome:
CAGATATGCTTATTATTAGGACTTCTCTATGTTGGGTGTGCAGGCTATGCAATCTTAGTATGGAAAAACAAACGAAAAGAAAAACTTAGCAAAACAGAGATGCATAAGTTGATTAAACATACGGTGCAATAAAccctttaatttaaacaaccttgTTTCTATTTTGCTTTTACTAAAGTGAGAATataaactttacttttttataatacaaaaccttttaaacaaagaaaacaaacttGTAATAACTGTAAAAATGCCATTTGATAAGAATTGATTAGGAAAGACTTTAATGCAATAAATGTGTAACCCAATATTCTCTTGTATTCAGATGTTCAATATgtagtttattaatatataaaactttaatatatacattatatatgtattttataacactGTAACATGTGAGAAGGTAAAGACGCGGTAAAAAGTCAAGAAGTAGCATTGTTGGAATATCAGTGCACCAGCTGTATGAATCAcgatatttaaaattacaacaatAAACATGGATTTATTGCACAACGACATCACAGTAAATATAACTACATGCACTTTAACAGGAATGAAATCTATAGTAATAATGGGAGCATCAGTGTTTCAATTCCctctgaaacaaaaattttaaccaTCAGGCAAACTTCAGGCTTAAAATGTGTGTAGTTATGCGCCAACAGTCTgaagttatttttactttcTAGCTATGCATCTCTCTTTACAATCTAAACAGTGCTACCCAGTGTTTTGTAAATAGGTTACATGGGCATAACAGAATTCATATCCTACACAGTCTATTCTAAAACTAACAATGATCCGCtggatattattttaattggtaaaaGCATATTAACAATgttgaataaaacttattgtagcaattttttttcaggccCTAAAAAATGCAGTAGTTATAATTTggaaattattaaactttattttattgtcaTATCAAAGTATTTCTAACCATAAACCTAACGTTAGTTTACCATTGAGCTGCTTAAAATTGGTTTTCTTCTTGGTTTTCTTTTCACATCACCAACACACAGTGTGTTCTGTTGGATATATCTCCGATACTCCGAAGATAGCATCTGCCACTGCTCTGTATGAAGAACTCCATGGTAATTGTTGAGTATGTAGCTTGTGATGCGATTGTCCAAAGCTTTCAGAGTCCCAATAACGTTCTGGTAAGTGATTGAATGAAACTCATTTAATTCGCTGTGGCAAGTAAACAACAATCCTTTTAAGATAAGTATTTTGTTCATACACATTGTACTCAGTTACAAGTTATGAGACTATATGCAGGTTTGTTTTAAGGGATTTTTTAtgaatggctgacaatttaggcCACCAATAAGGGACCACTGGATTAGAATAATTGTCCTTAAGTGTGTATTTTCTAACgcatttttgtaaaagtagACCTTAAAACAGGGGGCGACACGGGCCAAATCGTAGATTTATATTGGTCGGGTGGGCCGcacataaaaaacttttaataacaatttattaacaaacaaGAATAAGAACACAAAGGCGTTAAAACGGTAATGGTTGGTTAGTTAGTGCTATGTTTTGATTTCATGTGCTTGGCGATTAAAGAGCTGACTGAATAACTTGCAAGTGTGTTCTTTTCTGCCCTTTCTCCTGACTTCTTAAAGATCGAGCTTTGTTGTTCCAGGTTCCGTTAAAGTTTGTTCAGTTGGTCAATTCTGATTCTGAAATGCCCCTTTAAAGCACTGTACTTTTGGTGCTTTGTTTCGTAGTgccgttttaaattaaattttttgttgtcaGCCACAGTATCCGTGCAGATTAAATAGACTGGTTTACCATGGTGCAAGGTAAAGAAATATCTGCCTGTTCATGAATCATTAAATACTCTGCATTCATTATCTATTTTTCTATGTTCAGCCTCAAAAGTAACCAAAATTTTGTGGTACAGATACAACTTACTCACTTCTCAGCAACTTCAGTTATAATGAAACCATGTTATCAAAAGGCATATATAAAGACAAACGCCTTTGtgtgaaaataatattttcttttgaGGGAGTTGACATAACAATGGGCAGAATGCAAAGTTAACGATAATCAATCAAACGAATAACACGACCGTGCGGTGGTGAATAGACTGGACTAGAGAGAgatacaattaaaacaaaagccACTTCCTGCTGGAGCTTATACGCAATATATTGTTCATAATGGGCCGTGTATAAGGAAATTTACGAATCAGTGCGCGGCGGGTTAAAATAAGCTTGCAGGCCGAACCTGCCTGCGGGCCATAGGCTGCCGACCTCTGccttaaaacaaactaaaaataaatattagaagATTAAACAAACCAACACATTAAACTGACCTCACTCCATTTTTCCCTGGATGCTTTATTAAGTAGCAGGTCACCACCTATATGTAGCGAACATGCATTTTCAATCGACAAATTTCTCATAATATGTTCAAAAAGGCTTTCGACTAAATCTGTTCTGCAACCAATACCCTGTTggggtttaaaatattagtatACACCATGCAAAAATTGTTCCATACTGCCTAGAATTATTAAAAGTCTACAAAAACTTATTGCATGCTCaatatctattttaattttaaacttttactgGAAAGATATGGTAGTCATGAGCCTTTGAAACACAGATTGCAATATTAAGGGTTTTGCTATCTGGTTTGCTAACTTATAGGTATGGAGGCTGTGTTGGGTGTGACTCCATTAATTTATAGGTGTCACTTCAATAACAGGAaaataagatatttatttacttgaaATATTTGTAGGAATGATTTATCTTTTGCAAGTTGAACAAAGTTGATCATAATGTTGTTCATACACGATGTCATTAGTTTGTGTACGATTGATGCAATAGGGAGACCCCAGCTTACAGTGTCAATTTTTAGAATCAAGGCATCTGTGTCTAACATAACACTTGTGACATTTCCTTTACACTGGAtagaaaattacattttttacttcataactatttgaatataatttaCATCTGTGAAGTCCTGCAGCATGTTATGGGACCCGACATTTAAGGCAGAGTTGGCCAAATAACCCAACACCCGTGGTGCTACTGTATGCCCCCCAACAAGATGTTGAAGCCAGTCTTTCCCAATAGCTAGACGACAAGGACTTCATTGGTAATGAGTAGGaggtttttttatgttgttggtGACTTAATGTCTAAATTTTATCccttaatattttaaatacagcctattattaaagtttaataatattttcttgattataaaaaatatattatctttttCGTAATGTGTTGGGAATCCCAACTTGGGATACAATCATACTACCAATGCGGATGCAACAGTGTTATAACATTCTTCATGAATTTCTTTTCTTTGCATACAAAACTTCTTAGTTGCCCACAGTTGTTTGAAGTGCTTTGCGCtccattttaaacatttttctctTAAATTTGAAAGGTTAAAAAGATTAGAAAGGTACAATCCATCTTTCATTCCATCCAAGCAACCTGAAGGTTGATATTAGTTTACTGTGGGATTTTAAgcaaattttaatacatagaTCAAGATTTCTTTAATATTCTACTAGTATTTTCTTATGTATTTAAGGGCTTGAACAACTATTTTATTGCAAGtggataaaaacaactttatcatAGTAGACTGAGTTCTTAAACTATTTAAGGTACTCCGTCTTTAAGGGaccataccaacaaaaaacgaaaatttgtgtattgatagaaatgCCTAAATGGGATGTAGTAGGTACCACTATATTTTGAGCATCTTCATCCATATACAGTCTTCAATTTTTGGTTGGTATGCTTCTCTACcagtaaaaaatgtataggCTGTATTGGTGTAAATGCAGTTCAAAAACGTGCAGTCGTGTTAATTTACAAACGAATTTACTAACTGTTACAACCAACTCGAAAACTAATGTTGAAAGTAAAACACATATAACTTAATGctctaaaaaacaaattaacctTGACATGGCTTATGAAAGAAATGACACTTTTCCTTCTTCACATAAAACTCTACAGCATTCATAACAAACATGGTAGCGTACATGTCTGCATCTGATGCAAGGCTAATTAATTCATCGAATGTGAACTCAGAAAGATCTACTAATGCTCCGTATATGAACAACAATAAGATAGCAAAGTTTTCCACAGATACTCCTTCTGTAGAAGAGAGCACAGCTCTGATGAGTGAGCATGTAATAGAATAagcataattttaattaacatttCTACTAACATGATCGACTAAGTTCaaccaaaaacaaatcatAAGTAACCAATAGAGTGGGTTTCGGTTGTCATTTATGACCAAGTAGCAGTAGGTAGAATGCATTGTTTAATCACAAGGTAGTAGTGGTAAGCAGGTAATGTTAGAACTTATTATCAGTCATATGatgtttaagtaaaaataatgtttaattaggTTAAATGATAATAAAGTATGAGAGTAGTGCTTTCATTGTAACCTGCGCAGGTGGAAACAGATTATGCTTACAATAAACCTTCTAATTTAAAACGTAAATGGGTCCGGCCTTATCTCCAATAGGCCATGGATGAGTTTATACattatggtttataaaactatgcttagATAGAAATAATGCAGCCTATCCAGTGGAATAGattaatcaagttttaaagtaCATTTTTGATTTAGTACAGTACTAAATCAAAAATGTACCttaaaacttgtaaataaTAAGTACTAATAGTACTTATTATTTACTTGGTAATTATTGGTTTTACACcggaaaatttgttttttaaattactgtatcatattttatgatttgatttcagtaAAATGTGAGAATTAAGGGTGTGAAAATAATTatggcaaaaaaacaacaacaagaccTATTGTTCGAAGAAAAGGCATCTATATAACAAGAGATCCCTCCATTAATGAATAAGCTATATAATAATTagcataattttaattaaccaTTATCGTTCGTAGGGTGTACCAGTCACGCATTTTATCCAaactttctttcttttttatcaataagcgagTTTTAACTACTGTTGATTTACCTTTACTGCTCATTTTTTAGCTTTTGTCAatttatcgtgaccgaagaggtGAAATAAATGTCAATCATTCAACCCTTTTAATCCTATGGTGGCCAAAGCTTGACCAAAATCAAACCTAAAGTAAGCAACAAAGCGATTTTGGGTGACTATTTATGACCATATAGCAGTAGGTAGAATGcactattaaaaatattcttattaACCATGTACtgtagtttataaaactatgcttgGTGAgaaatcatttaattaaagtttcaaGTACACTTTAGATTCAGCACATTTTACCAAATAAGAAAGAAATCAATAATTACTTGCTAATTATGTGGTTTAAAtccaaaaatttatttaaaaatttataacttgATTTCAGTTGAGAGAAGACTAACTGTTCCACAGATCTATATGACGATGATCATTTACTGGGACAGCTCAATAAATACAGGTAGTTTAtgaaaggtggctgtacacagtatctgaAATTTATCCATTTTGTCTGAATGTCCCTGCCACATGTGGAATTTGGATACGGCgagaaaaaatgtaatgtagCCTACACAGTAACACGATCAGCGATTCCAGGCCGTATTTTTGCCAACTGAATTAAGTAAGCTCATGTTATACTTTTGTCTGGATTTTGCAGCTTGTCGTTGCATGaaaattttaagcaaaaaaactaaataaagtattatatatttttcatatattaaacttaaaaaaataatttttggcAGCCCTTTGTTTTCCCGCACCGGGTACTGTGTACATACATATcggacaaaaaaaacattattaaaagaCGCACCAAGTGATATAACTTTACTCTCAGTTTCCACCCACCCACCATGGTCATTCCTTAACATCGCTTGAAAGTAACTTGAACgacaatataaaacacttttatgtGCAAGAAATGTCTCTGATTTCACCTACAATAAATAAGTTGATCTTTAGCTACAAACTACTGCATTTAAATAGcttgcataaaaaataatcatcaaATGATCACTGACTAAGTTGCATGCTTGGTATAAACCCTAAATTGCTACCTTAACCCTTTGGATGCGACATTGTTTTTcgtaattttcattttttgaccAGGTTTCACTTAATTGGATTTTGGAAGCAAGACATGGCAGTTAAACCAAAACTTGCTATAGGAAATTAGTGTAGGATAAATTGATGAATTATctttaaacttaaagttttttttaaggcTCCGTCATAAACCGTATAGTATTGATTATTTGAAAAATGTATTACAAACTTGATTAGTATGTAAAAGCCTTTCTGATGtatgatttataaaattccttttataaaggaaaaaatacaaattataaaggaaaaaatacaaaaatttgaTATGCAGATTATAAACAACGTTCTAGTTGCTGTGTTATAAAACCATCTTTGAAATGTCTTTAGAGAGTTCACTGTGATTTAGGGATGGTCCTGCTCATGGTTATTTTAACATAGTCAAGTATAATATAAGCCAATATGTTTacaaattttggtaaaaagttttttaaaaaatattcgaataagctgacatatattttattactaaaaacaacgcaaatttctttgtttttcaaattaCATCACACTTGGCACTATGCGTTAAAAATAACCGCATTACTGACTATTGTGTAACATGTGGCGGAAAACCACTATCTGGCAAGGAGCAAAGGGTAAACCTATGAAATGTTATTATTCTACATCCAAAGGGTTAAACCCatgaaatgttattattttaaaaaagatagCAGATACAAATAGCACTATGGCGGTTCTACTTTATACACTAAATAATCCACTGCAAAATACTTTAACACAGTCTAATAGCCTACCCTAATTTTAAGGTCGTAATGAAAACCATTTAACAAAAGTTGTATTAAACAATCTGCCAGAATGCTTCTATGGTTAGCTACATCTGAGTAGTTTGATAATATTTCTGATTGACTTTCGTTGGATTCCCATGTTtctaaaagaaaacatttaggtaaaagttttttgaagCGTATGTAACCCCTCTTTAATAAGATTATGTCTATTCACTTATGCGGGTAATGAATGATTAATGTTGGCCACCTAACATTCTTGATTGTATAAATCAATAGTTTAATATTGGTTTTACATGTTCATctctttgtatttaaacttaaaaaaatacaacacacaCATTATAGTGCATatacatagaaatcatacTACCTTGACTTTTTATGATTGATTTGACATCAACATTATCATATGTTACACTTCGAATGGTTCCTACCACATTGTCCGTCTTATCCATGTTTTCTTCAAGATacctttataataaaaatgtgctTGCCATTGGATTTCCATCCGTTAGACTCGCACTAAATTTGACAGGAATTGGGGATGTGATGAGATCATTGATGTTAATATGCTCGTGTTAGTGGTAGGTAGTTAGgagttgatggttagggggttataGTGGTTTGGTCATAGGGTTAGCAGTTAGGGGTAAGTggtgtccggcgccgtggcttaGTGGTTTAGGCGTCTGCATCGAGAACCGAAGGGccccggttcgatgctcgacggcggtactaacactgatcggcgtatgtgtccttgggcaagacacataacggacattgctccaacccagcggtcacttatgggttgtccaaattacagTCATACAcaggaaaaaacaaacaattacccacaaagttgcatatatgtGGTGACTCGCTGCCCAGACGAGGATAAACCTTCTGTGGAAGTGTGTCCGGTTGTGACGTTGTGAGTACGAGTGTAGTTCTCGAATGATGTTCGCGAATCGTGtgagaacgagttcgcagaaatagtccgcagatggagtcctatatatacgggtcaagaatcgggacaaaaaACGGAACTTAGTCGGACcggagaacgagttcgcagaaatagtccgcagatggagtcctacgggtcaagaatcgggacagaaAACGGGACTTGGTCAGAACGGAaaacgagttcgcagaaatagtctgcagatggagtcctatatatacgggtcaagaatcgggacaaaaaACGGAACTTGGTCGGACcggagaacgagttcgcagaaatagtccgcagatggagtcctacgggtcaagaatcgggacaaaaaACGGGACTTGATCGGAACACTGGAGTCGGAACATGATAACAAGAACTTCACTACCGCGAGCACGTCACTTCCGgacgtacaagggtgttggggtaatgggccaagaatggcctaaatcccaggtcctcacagacctcacccatacagaatagaataggggtaagtggttagcaaataactAGCACCAAATCATTAcatataagttataaaaagATCAAGATTTGTGCGATTTAAAATACCGTACTCTGTCAATGATGCAGTCAATTCGGTATAGAAGTTGTCACACAGCTGTTGGTATTCTTtctctgtttttttatgaaacaggTCTGACATTGGCCTTGGGTTAGGCTTAGCCATGCTGAATGTCAGATCTACAGGCTTTTTCGTTAAAGCCCATTCGCCACAAAGTTAAGTAAATAAGGTTAACAAACCGCAATATAACAGACCCTGCATGAacgaaaaacattaaacaaacatgtatGTAAACAAATCTACTCAGTAGCCACTTCAAGGAAAATAACCTAAACCGATAATCGGTTACACGGAAACTGTTAAATTttgatacagttttaaatctgttacacattttaatttttaaagcagatattaaagtttttgtttagatCATCGAAAATATTGCCATCTTGTATTTTACCTGCAACCAGCGATGCGTGACCTGTAGTAAATCCAACAGCTGGAAATATCAACCAATCAGAATTGCTCTTACGGCGTTGGGTTACATTTTACGCTACGATTTCAATTCAAAATAAGAAACACAGTTAAGATATTAGGGTATATGCGTGcgtagaataaaaaaggtattttgtatgttgtaagataaattgtttaatagaAATTTCTCAAAAACTGTTAAGCTGGTTTTGTCAGTGAACTTTTACGTCGGTCGTCGTCGTTGTTTCAGTTATTCCACCCCGTGTATTTATAGTTAGGTTTAAATTAAGTACGGCTGTCCTAGGCCGTTTGTTTACTGTGCTTGTTGgtgtaactttaaaattaaaacagtacaatatattgaatatatatatatatatattttttttttatttaagcagTAAAGTCTTTAAGTATTATATAGCgtatatatctttaaaagtGATGGATCAAGACATTGCAACACCCATGTACAAATTGGAGAGTCTCTCTGATCATTTAGCACAGTTAAAGAGAGAACTAAACGCCCAGGAATCACTATGTGGTGATACTGATCTAAAATATACAGAGAACATTAATAGTTTACGTGAGCTGAGAAGGCAATTCATTTCCCAAATGTGTTCACTTATTTTCCTGGCAGAATTTGTGAAGCATGAACAGGATTTAGTACCAGAAGAAGAGTTTACCTCCAATATTGACCAACTGGGCGCTTTATCTAAGCCAGAAATGAAATTATACGCCGCGGTAAAAAttcgaaataaaaatataatgagaGCACTGGATGAGGCTGAAGAAATTTGCAGCCAGTTCCAGGACTGGCAGGAATTCCATTTAGACATAATGAGTAGGAAGAATGAACTGATAAAAGTGGTGGATGTATTGAAGGTTAAATCGGATATTTTTATGACAGAAAATATTAATGAGGAAAAAGCAAAAGTCATCCTCCGAGAGCAAGAGAAGAAGATTATAAGGTTGGAAGATGAAATTGCCAACTGTTTACATCACGATGTTATTTCCCCATTTGAGAAAATTACCTATGAAGAAGTAGATGCATTATTGTCATTGGGTGAAATTAGAAAACACAAGGCACATGTCCAATCTCACCAAGACATGGAAATGTCAGCTGTTATTAATTTTGGTCACCTTCAAGTAGTAGACAATCAATCAACATGTAAAATACTGGAGGTGTTTTATGAACATGATGATTGTGTACGGTCAAGTGTAATGGTGCGACTTACATACAATAAGCAAAGTGATAATCAACCTTCTAAAATATCAGTGACAAACTGCCCAGTTGAAGTGAATGATATATTAGGCTTGGATATTCAATCGTTTTTATCACAACTTCAGCTTCGTTTGAACCAAATTGaatgaaacattgtttttgttgttaatctgtttctttttttgatAACCTGCTGTAGTGCTGTAGTATATCTTATATATGATTAGTTGATTACAATACCATTTTCCAGCCCAGCACGTACATGTGGGAGAGAAAAGCCATACAAATGATACAATACCACtactttctgttttatatagcTGAAGTTTTTCATGTTGTAGGATTTAGACCAGTTGCCCAATTATCCCAATAccatttttacacttttttgaaatttgtgtCCAGTGTCTTAATGGTTACTTAGCGGTATCATTACTAATAGCTTATTGGCTTTAATAAAACGTCTTTTGTGTTATAAGAAATAACAGGATTgtcaaatataaagaaaattgaTTAAGACGGACTGGTCAGACTGAAAATGTCTTCCCCAATCCATGTTCATGTGCAAGACAACACACCCCTGCATGTGCATGTGAAGAAACCAAAGAAAGGAGAAATTTCAAAACaagtaattaaaacagaatagTTCATTatggttttgttaaaattccaGCATAAACACGCGTCACCAAGTCTCTAAACATGTCCACTGggctacaggcaggcgcgTTAACCACCTGTCTGTTAATCCAAAATGtgtcatttatataaatgttgaTAAAATCACAAATGAATCAATTGCCAAAAGATCTCTTTTTCACTCGTATAAGCTTTAggtttacaatattttgtgaTTCCTTTTTGAAGGCTGTTGGGCCTAGGCACCAATTTGGCAAGTTGCAACATAAGCTATTTTTTAGGATCTATTTTTTAAGTTGCGTATTACTTCACTTTGGCAACATGTTCAGTTTCAATTGCTGGTTCATtattaatgtgtttaatatatgttgCAGCAGTATTACACTTTTTTGACTTTCCATTATTTACCATAGAGCACACTTCATTTAAAAAGTGGAAATGATCGTCACAGTGTTCGACCTGGCCCGAGAGGTCGAAGGAAAGACATTAGTGGGCCTTGGGTTCCTGCTCCTGGGAAAACAAGTACTAGGGATAAAGTgaacaagaattataaatgGGAGGTGTGTTTATGCATTGTTTCAGTTAAAGTTACTCactgtattatttaaatataaataacatttttggaTACCCAATTCTATATAAgttattcatgttttttttattcaatattctGTTATACGTCCTGTAGTGTGGCTACCCTTGTCACCCtggttttatttctatttttatgtttcaatCCAATTTTAGTCCGGAGGTTCCCAGCTTGAAGTAAATCAACCTCGACTTGATTTAAAGATCCACCCCAGTGATTCTGCTCCTCTGAGAGCAAGCGATCTATCCACAGAAGAAGACAATCGTTTGCGACAACATCTATCCGAATATGAGCAGAAGATTGACAACCTAATGGCTGAAGTAGGAACACTAAAAAATGAGGTAGACaccattttatataatattccGGTATGCAGTCAGGATATGGTTACAAATCCACTTAATCCACTACTAAAACTAGttctgtaaaacaatttaatttacgaaactcttttttttagccatttatatataatatatatatatatatcattttttaattccaTGAAAAATGGCAAATAATCTGTTGCAGGCAGCTGATATAAGTTTAGAGATTTCAAAAAATGCGGAGAAAAAGCAGAAGTGTACGTCTTGCAAAACAGCACAGaaggaaataaataattatcaCGCTGGTTGTAGTAATGAGTTGGATGAACCTAACCCAACAGACAGGAGAGTCAAGAAAGCATTAAGTCGACTTGTGAAGTCCGCAAAATCAGAAAATATTGcacaaaagtttaaagttCCCTTTTCAAAAAACATCAACCTAAGAGTTGAGCATGGTAATGGAGATGCTGCGGTGTATATTGACAGGTAGAACATAGAAATGAAATCagtgaaatataatatatatatatatatatatattgttttgggttgtgaaaaatttaaacttatttgtattt
Encoded here:
- the LOC100177736 gene encoding BTB/POZ domain-containing protein 8 isoform X6, with the protein product MAKPNPRPMSDLFHKKTEKEYQQLCDNFYTELTASLTEYLEENMDKTDNVVGTIRSVTYDNVDVKSIIKSQETWESNESQSEILSNYSDVANHRSILADCLIQLLLNGFHYDLKIRVKSETFLAHKSVLYCRSSYFQAMLRNDHGGWVETESKVISLEGVSVENFAILLLFIYGALVDLSEFTFDELISLASDADMYATMFVMNAVEFYVKKEKCHFFHKPCQGCLDGMKDGLYLSNLFNLSNLREKCLKWSAKHFKQLWATKKFCMQRKEIHEECYNTVASALCKGNVTSVMLDTDALILKIDTVSWGLPIASIVHKLMTSCMNNIMINFVQLAKDKSFLQIFQNVIGTLKALDNRITSYILNNYHGVLHTEQWQMLSSEYRRYIQQNTLCVGDVKRKPRRKPILSSSMRELKH
- the LOC100177736 gene encoding BTB/POZ domain-containing protein 8 isoform X3, translated to MQLCGYLEENMDKTDNVVGTIRSVTYDNVDVKSIIKSQETWESNESQSEILSNYSDVANHRSILADCLIQLLLNGFHYDLKIRVKSETFLAHKSVLYCRSSYFQAMLRNDHGGWVETESKVISLEGVSVENFAILLLFIYGALVDLSEFTFDELISLASDADMYATMFVMNAVEFYVKKEKCHFFHKPCQGCLDGMKDGLYLSNLFNLSNLREKCLKWSAKHFKQLWATKKFCMQRKEIHEECYNTVASALCKGNVTSVMLDTDALILKIDTVSWGLPIASIVHKLMTSCMNNIMINFVQLAKDKSFLQIFQGIGCRTDLVESLFEHIMRNLSIENACSLHIGGDLLLNKASREKWSENVIGTLKALDNRITSYILNNYHGVLHTEQWQMLSSEYRRYIQQNTLCVGDVKRKPRRKPILSSSMRELKH
- the LOC100177736 gene encoding uncharacterized protein LOC100177736 isoform X7 codes for the protein MAKPNPRPMSDLFHKKTEKEYQQLCDNFYTELTASLTEYLEENMDKTDNVVGTIRSVTYDNVDVKSIIKSQEGVSVENFAILLLFIYGALVDLSEFTFDELISLASDADMYATMFVMNAVEFYVKKEKCHFFHKPCQGCLDGMKDGLYLSNLFNLSNLREKCLKWSAKHFKQLWATKKFCMQRKEIHEECYNTVASALCKGNVTSVMLDTDALILKIDTVSWGLPIASIVHKLMTSCMNNIMINFVQLAKDKSFLQIFQGIGCRTDLVESLFEHIMRNLSIENACSLHIGGDLLLNKASREKWSENVIGTLKALDNRITSYILNNYHGVLHTEQWQMLSSEYRRYIQQNTLCVGDVKRKPRRKPILSSSMRELKH
- the LOC100177736 gene encoding uncharacterized protein LOC100177736 isoform X2 yields the protein MAKPNPRPMSDLFHKKTEKEYQQLCDNFYTELTASLTEYLEENMDKTDNVVGTIRSVTYDNVDVKSIIKSQETWESNESQSEILSNYSDVANHRSILADCLIQLLLNGFHYDLKIRVKSETFLAHKSVLYCRSSYFQAMLRNDHEGVSVENFAILLLFIYGALVDLSEFTFDELISLASDADMYATMFVMNAVEFYVKKEKCHFFHKPCQGCLDGMKDGLYLSNLFNLSNLREKCLKWSAKHFKQLWATKKFCMQRKEIHEECYNTVASALCKGNVTSVMLDTDALILKIDTVSWGLPIASIVHKLMTSCMNNIMINFVQLAKDKSFLQIFQGIGCRTDLVESLFEHIMRNLSIENACSLHIGGDLLLNKASREKWSENVIGTLKALDNRITSYILNNYHGVLHTEQWQMLSSEYRRYIQQNTLCVGDVKRKPRRKPILSSSMRELKH
- the LOC100177736 gene encoding BTB/POZ domain-containing protein 8 isoform X4 encodes the protein MDKTDNVVGTIRSVTYDNVDVKSIIKSQETWESNESQSEILSNYSDVANHRSILADCLIQLLLNGFHYDLKIRVKSETFLAHKSVLYCRSSYFQAMLRNDHGGWVETESKVISLEGVSVENFAILLLFIYGALVDLSEFTFDELISLASDADMYATMFVMNAVEFYVKKEKCHFFHKPCQGCLDGMKDGLYLSNLFNLSNLREKCLKWSAKHFKQLWATKKFCMQRKEIHEECYNTVASALCKGNVTSVMLDTDALILKIDTVSWGLPIASIVHKLMTSCMNNIMINFVQLAKDKSFLQIFQGIGCRTDLVESLFEHIMRNLSIENACSLHIGGDLLLNKASREKWSENVIGTLKALDNRITSYILNNYHGVLHTEQWQMLSSEYRRYIQQNTLCVGDVKRKPRRKPILSSSMRELKH
- the LOC100177736 gene encoding uncharacterized protein LOC100177736 isoform X1; translated protein: MAKPNPRPMSDLFHKKTEKEYQQLCDNFYTELTASLTEYLEENMDKTDNVVGTIRSVTYDNVDVKSIIKSQETWESNESQSEILSNYSDVANHRSILADCLIQLLLNGFHYDLKIRVKSETFLAHKSVLYCRSSYFQAMLRNDHGGWVETESKVISLEGVSVENFAILLLFIYGALVDLSEFTFDELISLASDADMYATMFVMNAVEFYVKKEKCHFFHKPCQGCLDGMKDGLYLSNLFNLSNLREKCLKWSAKHFKQLWATKKFCMQRKEIHEECYNTVASALCKGNVTSVMLDTDALILKIDTVSWGLPIASIVHKLMTSCMNNIMINFVQLAKDKSFLQIFQGIGCRTDLVESLFEHIMRNLSIENACSLHIGGDLLLNKASREKWSENVIGTLKALDNRITSYILNNYHGVLHTEQWQMLSSEYRRYIQQNTLCVGDVKRKPRRKPILSSSMRELKH
- the LOC100177736 gene encoding BTB/POZ domain-containing protein 8 isoform X5 — translated: MAKPNPRPMSDLFHKKTEKEYQQLCDNFYTELTASLTEYLEENMDKTDNVVGTIRSVTYDNVDVKSIIKSQETWESNESQSEILSNYSDVANHRSILADCLIQLLLNGFHYDLKIRVKSETFLAHKSVLYCRSSYFQAMLRNDHGGWVETESKVISLEGVSVENFAILLLFIYGALVDLSEFTFDELISLASDADMYATMFVMNAVEFYVKKEKCHFFHKPCQGCLDGMKDGLYLSNLFNLSNLREKCLKWSAKHFKQLWATKKFCMQRKEIHEECYNTVASALCKGNVTSVMLDTDALILKIDTVSWGLPIASIVHKLMTSCMNNIMINFVQLAKDKSFLQIFQGIGCRTDLVESLFEHIMRNLSIENACSLHIGGDLLLNKASREKWSEAEVGSLWPAGRFGLQAYFNPPRTDS